In the genome of Drosophila pseudoobscura strain MV-25-SWS-2005 chromosome 3, UCI_Dpse_MV25, whole genome shotgun sequence, one region contains:
- the Tango11 gene encoding transport and Golgi organization protein 11 isoform X1, translating to MVTPQSPTPMFNGLDDDLYNEAKFAHEINDKMRVPKRIKATGEYSDEDLLLSNQNGNQFISSWNYHDKIDMNVPDRIVVLGHNQHLETRSAPREIQLENSILPKNPSASYARVQTPPRVITLTDHHFPSASEESSPIRANGHHLYGQDQDYDEDEQGNATQYVRANGTARMGFHTNDANSVESDSQLTTGSVSKRSQLNQQQQQHNNLDASMLAQREGTPMGELTPHEEILYLRRQLAKLNRRVLNIEINNEQRMQREKIVYCLGLAYFVLKTIFWLNRN from the exons ATGGTGACCCCCCAATCGCCCACACCGATGTTCAATGGGCTGGATGACGATCTCTATAACGAGGCCAAATTCGCACACGAAATCAACGACAAAATGCGCGTACCCAAGCGCATCAAGGCTACGGGCGAGTACTCTGACGAGGATCTACTGCTGTCCAACCAGAACGGAAATCAGTTCATCAGCTCTTGGAACTATCACGACAAGATCGACATGAATGTGCCCGACCGCATTGTGGTGCTCGGGCACAATCAGCATCTGGAAACGCGCTCGGCACCGCGCGAAATACAGCTGGAGAACTCTATTCTACCCAAGAATCCCTCGGCGAGCTATGCACGCGTCCAGACGCCGCCGCGCGTCATCACACTCACCGACCATCACTTCCCATCGGCCTCCGAGGAGAGTTCCCCCATCAGGGCCAACGGCCATCACCTGTATGGGCAGGATCAGGACTATGACGAGGACGAGCAGGGGAATGCCACTCAATACGTGCGCGCCAATGGCACAGCCCGCATGGGCTTCCACACCAACGATGCCAACTCTGTGGAGTCCGATTCGCAG CTAACCACGGGCAGTGTCAGCAAGCGTTCTCAGctgaatcagcagcagcagcagcacaacaatCTGGATGCCTCGATGCTGGCCCAGCGCGAGGGCACGCCAATGGGCGAGCTGACGCCCCACGAAGAGATACTGTATCTGCGCCGCCAGCTGGCCAAGCTGAATCGCCGGGTGCTCAACATTGAGATCAACAACGAGCAGCGTATGCAGCGGGAGAAGATCGTCTATTGCCTGGGCCTGGCCTACTTTGTGCTGAAGACAATATTCTGGCTGAATCGCAATTAG
- the LOC6898827 gene encoding uncharacterized protein, whose translation MTSQAVATTGGLPFRFTDERTIKFVELYGREPCLWNKRPYLRGARNAAYKRIMAGINANIDRGENGLSIQGVKIKIKNLRTGYHQELKKIKSNPRRYRPKIPWFAPLHKFLAEFVDTSEHDTRDVPQLKRLSVRLHRLKPIKLQEMVKLEPEEIVTTEPDITTTPSLFTVLPVTMQTEQPPTPPPPLPKVPEVSIMPSSHTNRSEIRGEDEFTFFGLSVAAQLRNMPISNSMIMQSKIQYILSMERRKINGHAGDMNIFN comes from the exons ATGACCAGCCAGGCGGTGGCGACGACGGGCGGACTTCCCTTCCGATTCACCGATGAGCGTACCATCAAGTTTGTGGAGCTCTACGGTCGGGAGCCCTGCTTGTGGAACAAGAGGCCCTACCTGAGAGGGGCGAGGAACGCAGCCTACAAGCGGATCATGGCCGGGATCAATGCCAATATCGATCGGGGGGAAAACGGACTTTCCATCCAGGGGGTTAAAATAAAGATCAAGAACCTAAGAACCGGATATCATCAGGAGCTCAAGAAGATCAAATCGAACCCTAGACGCTACCGTCCCAAGATACCCTGGTTCGCTCCACTGCACAAGTTCCTGGCGGAGTTCGTAGACACG AGCGAGCACGATACTAGGGATGTGCCGCAACTGAAGCGACTGTCCGTTCGTCTTCACCGCCTGAAGCCCATTAAGCTGCAGGAAATGGTCAAGCTGGAGCCTGAGGAGATCGTAACCACAGAGCCAGACATTACAACAACGCCGTCGCTGTTCACCGTTCTTCCCGTGACCATGCAAACTGAACAGCCACCCACTCCACCGCCGCCTCTTCCGAAGGTCCCAGAGGTCAGCATAATGCCATCCTCACACACGAACCGCAGCGAGATCCGTGGGGAAGACGAGTTTACGTTCTTTGGTTTGAGCGTGGCGGCCCAGCTCCGTAATATGCCGATCTCCAATTCCATGATCATGCAGTCCAAGATCCAGTACATACTCTCCATGGAACGTCGCAAGATCAACGGACATGCGGGCGatatgaatatttttaacTAA
- the Tango11 gene encoding transport and Golgi organization protein 11 isoform X3: protein MLTTGSVSKRSQLNQQQQQHNNLDASMLAQREGTPMGELTPHEEILYLRRQLAKLNRRVLNIEINNEQRMQREKIVYCLGLAYFVLKTIFWLNRN, encoded by the exons ATG CTAACCACGGGCAGTGTCAGCAAGCGTTCTCAGctgaatcagcagcagcagcagcacaacaatCTGGATGCCTCGATGCTGGCCCAGCGCGAGGGCACGCCAATGGGCGAGCTGACGCCCCACGAAGAGATACTGTATCTGCGCCGCCAGCTGGCCAAGCTGAATCGCCGGGTGCTCAACATTGAGATCAACAACGAGCAGCGTATGCAGCGGGAGAAGATCGTCTATTGCCTGGGCCTGGCCTACTTTGTGCTGAAGACAATATTCTGGCTGAATCGCAATTAG
- the LOC4805240 gene encoding MIT domain-containing protein 1 produces MSHQPFPHANDEEEPPKLEPIISAMKCEQTGHIMEAILLYEESIYKLNQMSEAEPNKKHLCGKYIKVYETRAKQLREQVKSHLQSSRVLDHISIERDSRGKSYQRLFGAYLDDNVKEAHINEPHLTDQNHIRNLLNFLEVLVKNCRYLKYIRLTTRPDPVMPKNQQIILEQIRSDLATGNIQLHYQMDDTLHDRKIVLSSGVVIKIGRGLHYFEASDNSHTLGLCDFDFRKCQATEVDIWKCRAFAKKPKDPGEPQNDVDEASAEAEPNGYSSD; encoded by the coding sequence ATGTCACATCAGCCCTTTCCCCACGCcaacgatgaggaggagcCGCCCAAGCTGGAGCCCATCATCAGTGCGATGAAGTGCGAGCAGACCGGACACATAATGGAGGCCATCCTGTTGTACGAGGAGAGCATCTATAAGCTGAATCAGATGAGCGAGGCGGagcccaacaaaaaacacctaTGCGGCAAGTATATAAAGGTATACGAGACCCGCGCCAAGCAGCTAAGGGAGCAGGTGAAGAGCCACTTGCAAAGCAGTCGGGTACTGGACCACATCAGCATCGAGCGCGATTCGCGCGGCAAGAGCTACCAGCGCCTGTTCGGTGCCTATCTGGACGACAATGTCAAGGAGGCCCACATCAATGAGCCGCACCTGACGGACCAGAATCACATTCGGAACCTACTGAACTTCCTGGAAGTACTGGTCAAGAACTGTCGCTATCTGAAGTACATTCGTCTCACCACCCGTCCGGATCCCGTTATGCCCAAGAACCAGCAGATCATCCTAGAACAGATACGCTCCGATCTGGCCACAGGCAACATTCAGCTGCACTACCAAATGGACGACACCCTTCACGACCGCAAGATCGTGCTCAGCTCTGGGGTGGTCATCAAGATTGGTCGCGGTCTGCACTACTTTGAGGCCAGTGACAATAGCCACACTCTTGGCTTGTGCGACTTCGATTTTCGCAAGTGCCAGGCCACCGAGGTGGACATCTGGAAGTGTCGGGCCTTTGCCAAGAAGCCCAAGGACCCGGGCGAACCACAGAACGACGTGGATGAGGCGAGCGCCGAGGCTGAACCAAACGGCTACTCCAGTGACTAG
- the HmgD gene encoding high mobility group protein D translates to MADKPKRPLSAYMLWLNSAREGIKRESPGIKVTEVAKRGGELWRAMKDKSEWEAKAAKAKDDYDRAVKDFEANGGNNSANGNAKKRSKPAKKPAKKTKKDDSDDDDDDESE, encoded by the exons ATGGCCGATAAACCAAAACGTCCCCTCTCTGCCTACATGCTGTGGCTGAATAGTGCCCGCGAAGGCATTAAGCGCGAGAGTCCCGGCATCAAGGTCACCGAGGTAGCCAAGCGCGGTGGAGAATTATGGAGAGCCATGAAGGACAAGTCG GAGTGGGAGGCCAAGGCTGCCAAGGCTAAGGATGATTATGATCGTGCCGTCAAGGACTTTGAGGCCAATGGTGGCAATAACTCtgccaatggcaatgccaaGAAACGCTCGAAGCCCGCGAAAAAACCCGCCAAGAAGACCAAGAAGGACGACtctgacgatgatgatgatgacgagaGCGAGTAG
- the Tango11 gene encoding transport and Golgi organization protein 11 isoform X2, translating to MVYQKISLTTGSVSKRSQLNQQQQQHNNLDASMLAQREGTPMGELTPHEEILYLRRQLAKLNRRVLNIEINNEQRMQREKIVYCLGLAYFVLKTIFWLNRN from the exons ATGGTGTATCAAAAGATATCT CTAACCACGGGCAGTGTCAGCAAGCGTTCTCAGctgaatcagcagcagcagcagcacaacaatCTGGATGCCTCGATGCTGGCCCAGCGCGAGGGCACGCCAATGGGCGAGCTGACGCCCCACGAAGAGATACTGTATCTGCGCCGCCAGCTGGCCAAGCTGAATCGCCGGGTGCTCAACATTGAGATCAACAACGAGCAGCGTATGCAGCGGGAGAAGATCGTCTATTGCCTGGGCCTGGCCTACTTTGTGCTGAAGACAATATTCTGGCTGAATCGCAATTAG